A genomic stretch from Microbacterium luteolum includes:
- a CDS encoding succinate dehydrogenase hydrophobic membrane anchor subunit encodes MSAQTVAAPARRQRGFNLEKWGWLFMRLSGVVLVVLIFGHLFINLMVGEGIHALDFAFIAGKFATPFWQWWDVLMLWLALIHGGNGMRTIVNDYVTTEKARKALVWAIGLAAGLLIILGTLVVFTFDPCLGVTEDSTLWTECAALVGN; translated from the coding sequence ATGTCCGCGCAGACCGTCGCCGCTCCCGCCCGCCGTCAGCGCGGATTCAACCTCGAGAAGTGGGGCTGGCTCTTCATGCGCCTCTCGGGCGTCGTGCTCGTGGTGCTGATCTTCGGCCACCTCTTCATCAACCTCATGGTCGGCGAGGGCATCCACGCCCTGGACTTCGCCTTCATCGCCGGCAAGTTCGCCACGCCGTTCTGGCAGTGGTGGGACGTGCTGATGCTGTGGCTCGCACTGATCCACGGCGGCAACGGCATGCGCACCATCGTGAACGACTACGTGACCACTGAGAAGGCGCGCAAGGCTCTCGTCTGGGCGATCGGCCTGGCCGCCGGCCTCCTCATCATCCTCGGCACGCTCGTCGTGTTCACGTTCGACCCGTGCCTGGGCGTCACAGAGGACAGCACCCTCTGGACCGAATGCGCCGCGCTGGTCGGGAACTGA
- the sdhC gene encoding succinate dehydrogenase, cytochrome b556 subunit yields the protein MSTSARLTPSISETTSKTPRGTLYRGREGMWSWVLHRITGVAIFFFLLVHVLDTALIRVSPEAYNAVIGTYKNPIMALGEVVLVAGIVFHAMNGLRIIAIDFWSKGAKYQRQLFWGVLAVWVVIMAGFVPRHLMLAFAGFGGGH from the coding sequence GTGTCCACAAGCGCTCGCTTGACACCGTCGATTTCGGAAACCACTTCCAAGACCCCCCGCGGCACCCTCTACCGGGGTCGCGAAGGCATGTGGTCGTGGGTGCTTCATCGCATCACCGGAGTCGCCATCTTCTTCTTCCTGTTGGTGCACGTGCTCGACACGGCGCTGATCAGGGTGTCGCCGGAGGCGTACAACGCCGTCATCGGCACATACAAGAACCCGATCATGGCGCTCGGCGAGGTCGTGCTGGTCGCCGGCATCGTGTTCCACGCGATGAACGGCCTCCGCATCATCGCCATCGACTTCTGGTCGAAGGGCGCCAAGTACCAGCGCCAGCTGTTCTGGGGCGTGCTCGCGGTCTGGGTCGTCATCATGGCCGGCTTCGTGCCGCGCCACCTGATGCTCGCCTTCGCCGGGTTCGGAGGGGGGCACTGA